A single genomic interval of Prochlorococcus marinus XMU1406 harbors:
- the rnhA gene encoding ribonuclease HI, with product MNSDSIAIEAATDGACSGNPGPGGWGGLIIFDDNSELEIGGSEQNTTNNRMELTAAIKTLEKLKSYKLKENFKLRTDSKYVIEGYTKWIINWKKNGWKTSSGKSVQNLDLWQKIDQLRINGLVMEYVKGHSGDKQNDRVDKIATNYSKGISLISNFKESESSVDFFEKNAPSEIQELFTRNQLIQKFAEKKYLLSSPELSTLLGEDNHLKIKQYSLFQWRNWILIPKDKKYWIIEKKEA from the coding sequence ATGAATAGTGATAGTATTGCAATTGAAGCTGCAACTGATGGAGCCTGCAGTGGCAATCCAGGTCCAGGTGGTTGGGGTGGTCTAATAATTTTTGACGACAACAGTGAATTAGAAATAGGTGGCTCCGAACAAAATACCACTAATAATAGAATGGAGCTCACTGCGGCCATAAAAACACTTGAGAAATTAAAAAGCTATAAATTAAAAGAGAACTTTAAATTAAGAACTGATAGTAAATATGTCATAGAAGGGTATACAAAATGGATTATTAATTGGAAAAAAAATGGATGGAAAACAAGCTCAGGAAAATCAGTTCAAAATCTTGATTTATGGCAAAAAATTGATCAATTAAGAATTAATGGCCTTGTAATGGAATATGTTAAGGGCCATAGCGGTGACAAACAAAATGATAGGGTTGATAAAATCGCGACCAACTATAGTAAAGGTATATCTTTAATAAGTAACTTTAAAGAGTCCGAATCTTCAGTAGACTTTTTTGAAAAAAATGCACCTTCAGAAATTCAGGAATTATTTACAAGAAATCAATTAATTCAAAAATTTGCAGAAAAAAAGTACTTATTAAGTTCACCAGAACTAAGCACCTTGTTAGGTGAAGATAACCACTTAAAGATAAAACAATATTCACTTTTTCAATGGCGTAATTGGATATTGATTCCCAAAGATAAAAAATATTGGATAATAGAAAAAAAAGAAGCCTAA
- the rplL gene encoding 50S ribosomal protein L7/L12 → MSAKTEEILESLKSLSLLEASELVKQIEEAFGVSAAASAGVVMAAPGAAGGDADGGAAEEKTEFDVVLESFDAAAKIKVLKVVRNATGLGLGDAKALVESAPKTVKEGIAKADAESLKKEIEEAGGKVTLK, encoded by the coding sequence ATGTCCGCAAAAACTGAAGAAATTCTTGAATCATTAAAATCCCTATCACTTTTAGAAGCATCTGAGCTTGTAAAGCAAATTGAAGAGGCTTTTGGTGTATCTGCTGCAGCTTCTGCAGGTGTAGTAATGGCAGCTCCAGGAGCAGCTGGCGGTGATGCAGATGGTGGCGCTGCTGAAGAAAAAACTGAATTTGATGTAGTTCTCGAAAGCTTTGATGCAGCTGCAAAAATCAAAGTCCTTAAGGTTGTAAGGAATGCAACTGGTCTTGGTCTTGGCGATGCAAAAGCACTTGTCGAGTCAGCACCAAAAACAGTAAAAGAAGGAATTGCTAAAGCAGATGCTGAATCTTTAAAGAAAGAGATTGAAGAAGCTGGCGGTAAAGTTACACTTAAGTAA
- the rplJ gene encoding 50S ribosomal protein L10, with translation MGRTLENKQQIVTEIKSLLNDSEMAVVLDYKGLTIKEMSDLRSRLQTTNGICKVTKNSLMRKAIDGDSNWNDLESLLTGTNAFVLIKEDVGGAVKAIQSFQKDTQKSETKGALFEGRLLSDSEIKEIASLPSKEVLMAKIAGALNGVATKIAISINEVPSGLARSLKQHSEKSES, from the coding sequence ATGGGCCGAACACTAGAGAATAAGCAACAAATCGTTACTGAGATTAAATCTCTATTAAACGATTCGGAAATGGCTGTAGTTCTTGACTATAAAGGTTTAACTATCAAAGAAATGTCAGATTTGCGATCTAGATTGCAAACAACTAACGGCATTTGCAAAGTTACTAAAAATTCATTAATGCGTAAAGCTATTGATGGAGATAGTAATTGGAACGATCTTGAATCTTTACTGACTGGAACAAATGCTTTTGTCTTAATCAAAGAAGATGTTGGAGGTGCTGTAAAAGCTATCCAATCTTTTCAAAAAGACACCCAAAAATCCGAAACCAAAGGAGCTTTATTTGAAGGCAGACTACTAAGCGATTCTGAAATAAAAGAAATTGCAAGTCTTCCATCTAAAGAAGTATTGATGGCAAAAATTGCTGGCGCTCTTAATGGCGTTGCAACAAAAATTGCGATCTCTATTAATGAAGTACCTTCTGGACTTGCTAGATCACTTAAACAACATTCTGAAAAATCAGAATCCTAA
- the rplA gene encoding 50S ribosomal protein L1 translates to MKKLSKRMAALSTKIEDRIYAPLEALSIIKENANAKFDETIEAHIRLGIDPKYTDQQLRTTVALPNGTGQSIKIAVITSGENVSKAKAAGADLFGEEDLVESINKGNMEFDLLIATPDMMPKVAKLGRVLGPRGLMPNPKAGTVTNDIANAIKEFKAGKLEFRADKAGIVHVRFGKASFTKEALFDNLKTLQESIDKNKPSGAKGKYWKTFYVTSTMGPSVQVDINAVQDYQPEG, encoded by the coding sequence ATGAAAAAACTATCCAAAAGAATGGCGGCTCTATCAACAAAGATAGAAGATCGCATTTACGCACCACTTGAAGCTCTTAGTATTATCAAGGAAAATGCTAATGCAAAATTTGATGAAACTATTGAAGCACATATACGTTTAGGTATTGATCCAAAATATACTGATCAACAATTAAGGACCACTGTTGCATTACCGAATGGTACTGGCCAAAGCATCAAAATTGCAGTAATTACAAGCGGGGAGAATGTATCAAAAGCTAAGGCTGCTGGTGCAGATTTATTTGGCGAAGAAGATCTTGTGGAAAGCATCAACAAAGGAAATATGGAGTTTGATCTACTTATTGCGACTCCAGATATGATGCCAAAGGTTGCAAAATTAGGAAGAGTTTTAGGACCTAGAGGTTTAATGCCTAATCCTAAAGCTGGAACAGTAACTAATGACATTGCTAATGCTATAAAAGAATTCAAAGCTGGTAAGCTCGAATTTAGAGCAGATAAGGCTGGAATCGTTCATGTCCGGTTTGGAAAAGCAAGTTTCACAAAAGAAGCTCTATTTGACAATTTAAAAACCTTACAAGAATCAATTGATAAAAATAAACCAAGTGGAGCTAAGGGAAAGTATTGGAAAACTTTTTATGTAACTTCAACAATGGGGCCTTCAGTTCAAGTTGACATAAATGCTGTACAAGATTACCAACCTGAAGGTTAA
- the rplK gene encoding 50S ribosomal protein L11, giving the protein MAKKIVAVIKLALQAGKANPAPPVGPALGQHGVNIMAFCKEYNARTQDKAGFVIPVEISVFEDRSFTFITKTPPASVLITKAAGIEKGSGESAKGSVGNISKAQLEEIAKTKLPDLNCSSVESAMKVIEGTARNMGVSITD; this is encoded by the coding sequence ATGGCAAAAAAAATTGTTGCAGTTATCAAGCTTGCTCTACAAGCAGGCAAAGCAAATCCTGCTCCTCCTGTAGGGCCAGCTTTAGGACAACATGGTGTCAATATCATGGCATTTTGCAAAGAATACAATGCAAGGACACAAGATAAAGCAGGTTTTGTAATTCCAGTCGAGATTTCTGTTTTTGAAGATAGAAGCTTTACTTTTATCACAAAAACACCTCCTGCTTCCGTCTTAATAACAAAAGCAGCTGGTATAGAGAAAGGATCAGGTGAATCTGCAAAAGGCTCTGTTGGGAATATAAGTAAAGCTCAATTAGAAGAAATAGCCAAAACTAAGCTTCCTGATCTAAACTGTTCTAGTGTTGAATCAGCAATGAAAGTAATTGAGGGTACTGCTCGTAATATGGGCGTTTCTATTACTGATTGA